GTTACCGATTAGCTTAATTTTGTTGATAATTGGATTAACAAGTATAACAAGCATGGAAGCATTTGGACAACAACCAATAGAATCTACGGAGAATCAAACTAATGGATGGAAGAAATCATTCAACCTTGATGAATGTAATTTTTCCTCCATAGGCTCTAACGACTATATGATATTGAAACCAGGACACCAGCTTATCCTAGAAGGTAAAGAAAATGCAACCGAGGTCCGACTATCAATAACGGTCTTAAATGATACAAAAACAGTAAATGGAGTAGAAACCAGGATTGTAGAAGAGAAAAATACTGAAGATGGCGAAGTGGACGAAATAGCTAAAAACTATTTTGCTATTTGTAAACCTAGTAACGATATATTCAATTTTGGCGAGGAAGTTGATTACTATGAGAATGGAAAGATAATAAGCCATGAAGGAGCTTGGGAAGCTGGTGTCAATGGCTCCAAGCCTGGTATAGTAATGCCTGGGAAAGTTGAACTAAATTCAAAATATTATCAAGAAAATGCACCGGGTTTAGCTGAAGATAGATCTGAGATTATTAGTATGACAGAGACAGTAAATACGCCAGCAGGTAACTTCGACAAAGTATTAAAATCAAAAGAAACAAATCCACTCGAGCCAGGTTCCAAAGACTATAAATTCTATGTGAAAGGAATAGGGTTTATCAAGGAAGAATCATTCAAATTGATAGAATCGCCCGATCCTCAAATAATAACACTCGTTAAATATACCATACCTAATTGAAAAATAATAGTATGAACCAAACATCATTTTTTTATTAGCTAAAAAAAATTGGATGCAGCTAATCTAAGAAATTAATAATTAGAATAGGGGTAGATCATAACCGATTCTGTAGGCCTTAAATTATAATATTATAGAAATATGATCATTTCTTATATATGTTATCCCAGATCACGTAACATTACTATTGACATCATTAATAGTTTCAGATATTATATTGTTAAGGAATTTCAAAAATATTTTGTGATTTAGTCTGTGCAAAAGCTAATCACATGTAGAATTTGCAGTTTATTAATATTATCCATTGGTTGTCTTGCCTGCCTATTGAAAAACAAAATCAAATTTTTAGTCTTAGTTATTTATAGGATCGGAATGTTCATATTGTTAATACTTTATTTGTTGAGATATTTTTTTATTAGGATTGGAAAGTATAATTGTATTTAATCTGCATTATTATTTCAGGTCGCTTTAACTGTGAAAAACAAAAAAAAGATAAATGTATTATATAGTATTTTATTCCTTTTGAATAAACTGACCTAGAATCAATTTTATCAGGGAGTATCTTCTTTATCGTTTACGTCAACGTCTCCTTGTTCGTCTTCATCTTCGCCAGATCCTTCTTCTACTTCGTCATCCTCAACCGAGGCAGATCCTGTCAATATTTCCATTTGCTCATTGGCTAAGTCTAATTGTTGTCCTGCCTGCGTATTATTACCGCTGTCTAAGGCCTGGATAGCTCCATTAAGATAATTCTTGATTTGTTGTGGATCAGCAGTTTGATCAAGCGGTTGTTGTGAGACCTGTTCAGTATTATTTTGAGCATTTGCATCCATACTAGTAGCAACAGTCAAAAATAGTGTTGCTAAAATTAATGGTATTAGCCCGAAACTAAAGATTAGTTCTGTTTTCATTGTAATCAACTTAACATAATATAGATAATAAGTAAATTGATACAAGGACCTAATTGTGTTTGCAGATTTAGGATTGTGAATGTCAATTTACTTTGTCATTTGTACCATAAATGTTTTATAGTTAATGGCCAAAACAAAGAACAGATGTAAAAACAGTCATCAAGGATACATTGGGAATAGATTGCCAATCCGTTATTACCGATAATTCTGTTACGTTAATTTTTTAAAAAAAGAAATTTCTAATTATCTGTGTTTTCATCAATTCAGTTGGGGATTTCTACATTCCTTGTTATTTCAATTTTGCGTTTACCTTAATGATATGACTCATACTGTAGATAGCGGGACATCTCTCTTCGGCCATAGTAACCAGCTGTTGAAGTTTTTGTCCATTTGCAGTATTACCCTCGCCATCTTCATTATTATCAATACCAATTTCAAAATTTATCCCTTCGGTAATAGGTTCATCTGAAATATCAAATGTTTTGGCAAAATTAACGTTACATTCTGCATATATCTTAGTTTATTAAGTTTGATGCCATGACTTGATAAAATACTTACGAATGTGGTTATAAAACAGGACGCGATTCCTGCCACACAATAGCCCATAGGTCCTAATCTGTTACCGCCGCCTCCTAAGAATGATGGCGAATCTATTTCAATTACTTCCTTACCCTTCTCATATGCTAATTCCGTTTTGAATTGGTATCCTTTTTGAGTATCAAAATTCCATTCTCCTTCCAATTTTATTGGTTTCTTTAAAAACTGGCTGTCTTTTTGTCCGCTTTCTATTGTTTTTTGTATTTTGTCAAGGTCGATATTATTTATTAGATTTGACATATTGTATGATGTTATTAATTATTAATTAATGCATGCTACCCTGACAAGTCACTTTTAATAAGGTAATCACTATATCAATAAAATTATGACAATTATAGATTTACAGTAGATTGTCATACCTACAAAGAAAAAAATTCCTGTTGGGATTCGGGGGTTGTGAATAGGTAAATGTACTAAGATAAGACTAGAAAGAAAAAACAATTTATTTTTCTCATGGAAAACATTGAATAAGTTATTTACACCTTTAATAATAACTAATTTAGAATGGTCATGTGCTATGGTATGCAACTTAAAGAAGGCATTCACTTAACCAATCTTGATATACCTTTATTTGTTAAACACCAAGTAAATTTATTTATCCTGTAGTTATAACAATTAAGATTCGTTTCTTTCTTCTGATTCAAATAAAAAATTATTCAACATCTTTCTTTTAGGGGTTGTAATATGGATTCAGGGTAGTCTTTGGAACTTGGATATTAAAAACGTAGCAAATAAAAGTTTGGATACTCCCAATATGACTGCAGATTTCAACGCCAATTTCACTATGATAAAACCGATGGAAGTTTAATTCATAATCACATAATTGATAATTTCAAATCAAATGATGTATTTTTCGCCGGCAATGACATAGTTATCGTTGGAACTTCAGACATTCTTTTTGATAAATGAACGGAGTATTCAAAGGTTCCAATGACAGTTCATCTAATGGGTAAAAAGGTATTAGGATTGATGATTGACGTGAATAAATCAGGCAGGCATCTCTCAAGTTCAAATGGAATGTTTGGAACACTTATTAGTGGAATAGGATTGGACAAATCCAACACTATTGACAAAAATAAAAATAAATTAAATGGATTAAACAATTCCACTTCTATGGATTCAATGAGATAATCTAATTAATTTCTGTATATCTATCGAAATAGAAATTACAAAAGGGAATTGAAAAAGTCGACAAGAGGTTTTAGTATCGTGTCGGTTTCTGATAGAGGCGCAGGATGAGGAATGAGTAAATCAAAAGAACTAACAGTAAAAGGAGTTGTATTCTTATAGAATTGTAAAATTATTCTATGTTCCCCGTCATCGGGAAAAATGTAATTAACAGAAAATTGTCCATCAGTTACAGGTATGAGTTTATTTTCAAATTTATATAATCGCCCATCGTGATTTGTAATGGTAACTCGAGTGTTCAAGTCTTCAAAAGGTTTGGAGTTATTAAGGGATGTCACTTCAAATAATATTTTTGTAATTTCATCGATAACCGGAACCATTGGTATAAGTTTTACGGTTACATTCAAATCATCTTGTTCGCTTATCCAACTATCGTTTTTAATGGTGGACTGGGTATCATTTAATGACAAAGCTTTAGAATGATATTCAAAAAATGCAAATGATATAAAAAATAAAGAAAAAACTATTATTGTCAGGTTCCTGTGCCTCAGCATATGTTAAATGACAGTTTAGATTATATAGAAATACGTAAAAATCAACAGATCGGTAACTATGCAATTGTTATAAAAATCTTATGTCATTTAATGTGGAACTTATGAATGTAACATACAGAATCAGAAATAAAAGCCATGAATTCGTAACATCTAAACAAATTAACTCTATCACTTAACACAATGTTCCATATGATTAAATTCCCTATTTTTATAACAAGGCTTGGCACCTCTGTTGAAAATAAAAGCATGTGGAAATACTGTAATGAAGTCGTACTTCGCTATCACAAGACAAATGTATAGAATAATCCACACATCCAAGTATAATCCACGAAAGAAATACTAAAATAAAAGTTTCTAATATTGTTATCTATTGTGTAATACTATTTGGTTATTCCTTCTCGCCATACTATCACATGATATCATATCTTAACTTTAAAAAATTTGTTATTTATTCGAAGATATAACATCTTTAACCATTTCTCTTTCCATATGAAAACAAAGGATATTCCAACTCCGAGAAGTATTCCACCTAATACATCCAACGGGTAATGGCCACCAACATATACACGTGAAAAACAAACAAGAGCTGCTTCTACTACTAAAAGGACCGATATTGCTAACTCTTTGCGCGAATCTCTAAATAATATTAAAGTAATAGTAGCACCCGCCGAGACCATTAGAGCATGACCAGATGGAAAAGAATACTCAGAATCTGCCAGCATTAAAAAATCAGCTTCAGGAACAATTGGTCTCAGTCTTTCAATAATCTCTTTTGCCATCATACCTATGGGTACGAGAATAATCATGGTTACTAAAATGAACATTGTCGTTTTTCTACCATTTTCTTTTCCAAATATTAATAAAAAAAGAATCACCAAAACCCAAAATACCTCACGGCCATACAGGGTCAAATACATCATAAATTGATTAAGGAATTGATAGTGAGAATTATTTATTATTAGAAAAAGAGTATTATCACTGTCCAACAGGAAATTATTGCTTAGTTGGGTTCTAGGCGACACTAATATGGACAAAACAATAAAAGTTGATAAAACAATTATTGAAATTACTGCATATCGCTTAGCCAGAAATGATCTCCTTTTCGGTTACAGCTTCACGAAGTAATTCTTTTACAGAGAATCCCATTATTGCAAATACAAGTGCTATTCCACCGATTATGAGAAATAGTGCGAGTTTTGCAGGAGACACATCCTTAATTGAATATCTTATGGATTATTTAAATGGTACCCTGTCCACCAGCATAGCTGCCTATTATGAATTATTCATCTAAGTTATAAATATAATTATGGTATCAAATCCATGACAAGAGTAACGAAATCAAATGAGGACAGAAATAAGTTTAAACAAGTCTTTTTATGATGGCTATCATTATGGAAAAGTACTTATCTTTGTTTTCATTTTTGTTTTTTGCCACGTCCACAAGCTTCCTTTTTAGTAATGTTTCATTATCGGTTGAGACTTCTTTAGCAATAAACAAAGGGTATTAGCTGTAAGGCAAATCGTCGGAAACAGCTATTATTGGAGATAAAGCTTGATCTATACTATTACTTTGAGTACCCCAAACCAAGATAGTTTGTGTTGGTCCAGTGTCCTTCTGTCCTCCCCTTATATCAGTAAATGTGTAACTGCTTAAAGTCGTAATGCCTTCACTTTCCAAAGTAGAAATAATACTTTGAGAATCTTTTGAAGGGACCATTAATATTCCAGCAGTATTGATTGGTTGGGAACTGGCATTAGTATTCAATTGAGTATTAGTATCAGAATCAACCATGTTGATATTTCCTTCCATA
The DNA window shown above is from Candidatus Nitrosocosmicus arcticus and carries:
- a CDS encoding OsmC family protein; translation: MSNLINNIDLDKIQKTIESGQKDSQFLKKPIKLEGEWNFDTQKGYQFKTELAYEKGKEVIEIDSPSFLGGGGNRLGPMGYCVAGIASCFITTFVSILSSHGIKLNKLRYMQNVTLILPKHLIFQMNLLPKG
- a CDS encoding phosphatase PAP2 family protein; translated protein: MILFLLIFGKENGRKTTMFILVTMIILVPIGMMAKEIIERLRPIVPEADFLMLADSEYSFPSGHALMVSAGATITLILFRDSRKELAISVLLVVEAALVCFSRVYVGGHYPLDVLGGILLGVGISFVFIWKEKWLKMLYLRINNKFFKVKI